Proteins co-encoded in one Candidatus Limnocylindrales bacterium genomic window:
- the aceA gene encoding isocitrate lyase, whose product MKEGWQVLKSWNNTERWKGIVRSYTVEEILKLRGSFEIKYTLAELGAKRLWYLLQTEAYVPALGALTGNQAVQQVKAGLKAIYVSGWQVAADANLAGQTYPDQSLYPSNSVPQLVKRINQALLRADQIHHAEGKKEIYWLAPIVADAEAGFGGLLNVYELMKAMIEAGAAGVHFEDQLASEKKCGHMGGKVLVPVSQFIRTLLAARLAADVMDVPTILIARTDAQSARLITSDIDPRDHGFLTGERTPEGFFKFRGGLDAAITRGLAYAPYADMIWCETSTPDLEEAKTFAEAIHGEFPEKLLAYNCSPSFNWARKLDAHTLAKFQKELGAMGYKFQFITLAGFHALNYSMFTLALDYKKRGMLAYSDLQQAEFDSEIHGYTATKHQREVGTGYFDLITQIISQGTASTQALVGSTEMEQFH is encoded by the coding sequence ATGAAGGAGGGTTGGCAGGTTTTAAAAAGTTGGAATAACACGGAGCGCTGGAAGGGAATCGTTCGTTCCTACACCGTCGAAGAGATCCTTAAACTTCGGGGTTCCTTTGAAATCAAATATACCCTTGCCGAATTAGGGGCTAAGCGACTTTGGTATCTTCTCCAAACCGAAGCGTATGTACCGGCCTTGGGAGCTTTAACCGGTAACCAGGCCGTGCAACAGGTAAAAGCCGGATTAAAGGCTATTTATGTGAGCGGATGGCAGGTGGCTGCCGATGCCAATCTTGCCGGACAAACTTACCCGGATCAAAGCCTATACCCCTCCAATAGCGTCCCGCAACTGGTTAAAAGAATTAACCAGGCCTTATTGCGGGCCGATCAAATCCATCACGCCGAAGGAAAAAAGGAAATTTACTGGTTGGCCCCTATCGTAGCCGATGCAGAAGCCGGATTTGGAGGCCTTTTAAATGTTTATGAGTTAATGAAGGCAATGATTGAAGCAGGAGCAGCAGGGGTTCATTTTGAAGATCAACTGGCTTCCGAAAAAAAATGCGGCCATATGGGAGGAAAGGTCCTGGTTCCCGTCAGTCAATTTATCCGTACCCTGTTAGCCGCCCGACTGGCAGCCGACGTCATGGATGTACCAACGATTCTTATAGCCCGAACAGATGCCCAGAGTGCCCGACTAATTACCAGTGATATTGATCCCAGAGACCATGGATTCTTAACCGGAGAGCGTACCCCGGAGGGTTTTTTTAAATTCCGTGGGGGACTCGATGCAGCCATTACGAGAGGCCTGGCCTATGCTCCCTATGCTGATATGATCTGGTGTGAAACATCTACACCGGATCTGGAAGAGGCCAAAACCTTTGCAGAGGCCATCCATGGTGAGTTTCCAGAAAAACTCCTGGCCTATAATTGCTCCCCCTCTTTCAATTGGGCGAGAAAGTTAGACGCTCATACCCTCGCGAAATTCCAGAAAGAGCTTGGAGCCATGGGATACAAGTTCCAGTTTATTACCCTGGCCGGATTCCATGCCCTCAACTATAGCATGTTCACCCTTGCCCTGGATTACAAAAAACGAGGCATGCTGGCCTACTCCGATTTACAACAGGCCGAATTCGACAGTGAAATCCATGGCTATACGGCAACCAAACATCAGCGGGAAGTCGGGACCGGTTACTTTGACCTTATTACCCAGATTATTTCTCAGGGTACCGCCTCCACGCAAGCCCTGGTTGGCTCAACGGAGATGGAACAGTTTCATTAA